TTTATCGCCCAGCGGGCCGCCCATTATGGTACCGGCAGCATAAGCTATAAGGTAAATGAACATGTGGAATTGCGCCTGTTTGATAGTCAGGTGGAATTTATCAATGACATAGAACGTGTAGTAAGTGGATAAGCTGGCTGAGTAGAAAAACTTAGAAAAGATTACAATCAGCAGTATGGCTATGGCCCATTTTACTTTGCTTTTGGTTAAGCGTTGGAAATCGGCAAAGACTACTTTTTTCTGTTGGCGGTGGATTAAATGGTCGCGGTACCAATAGGCAATTTTCGTGATGATGGCAATGGCTATACCCGCTGCTAAAACAAACCAAAGCAGGTGTTTTTGGCTGTAGGGCACTACGATTAGGGCGACTAGTAAAGGGCCAAGTGCGGTACCGAAATTACCTCCTACCTGAAAGATAGACTGTGCTAAGCCGCGTCTTCCGCCGGAGGCCATGTTGGAGATTCGGGCCGATTCGGGGTGAAATATAGATGAACCGGTTCCGATGAGCATAACCGAAAGCAAGATCCAGTAAAAGTTATTGGCAAAAGCAATCGAAACCACTCCCGCCATAGAGAACAGCATGCCGTAAATTTGTGAAAACGGTTTGGGATACTTATCCGTATAGTAGCCTACAAAAGGCTGGAATAGCGAAGCGGTCAGTTGAAACGCAAACGTAATCAAACCGATTTGAGAGAAGGACAAGTTGTAGTTCTGCTTCAAAATAGGATATACCGAAGGAATCACTGCCTGAATTAAATCGTTCAGCAAATGCGCAAAGCTGATGGAAAACAGTATAGAGTAGACTGTTTTTTGGGCTAAATCCTTTTTTGACGTTGCGTTTACAATTGAGTCCATTTAAAAAGTGTTTAAAATGAAATACCAAAAAGCCAGTGAGATAAACGACAGCGGGATACCGATACCTACCATCATACTGCTCAACTTGGGTTTCAAGCCATAATTAGAAGCCAATATCGCTCCGGTAATCATAGGCGCCATAGCCGATTCCATGATGGAAACGTCAACCGCTAAGCCTTTTCCGCCCAAAATGATTTTATACAACACCAAGAAAACAGCCGGTGTGATGAACAGTTTGAACAACAATCCCAAGCGAAGGAATTTCCAGTGCTGGCTGCGTTTGTCAATCTTGAGCTGTAAGCCTACCGCTACCAGGGCCACCGGCGTTACTGTAGCACCCAATTTTTGGAAAACGGTTTGAAAGTGGTCGTTAAAATCTACTTTCATCACGTTCATGATACAAGCAACAACAAAGGCTATAAACGGGGGGAACAGCAATATTTTTTTGATGATTTCGTTGCGGCTGGGCTCGCCTTTGGCAAAGATACCCGCAGTGATAATACCCAATGTGGCCATTACGACAAACGAACCGGGCTGATCCACTATGATGGCGGTCTTCAATCCTTCTTCGCCATAAAGGGCCTGTATGATAGGAAAACCAACAAAAGAAGTATTCCCCAAACCAGCCGTGATGACTAAACAGCCTATCAATCGGTTGGGCCAGCCTAATCGTTTTCCGAGGGTATAGAAAAAAGCAAACGACAGCATAAAGCCAATCCACGCAATGCCCAAAGGAAACAACAAATCAGTAGAAATGGAAACCTTAGGAATATAGAACAAGGCCAAAGCCGGCAGCGCTATATAAATAACAAATTGGTTAAGGGCTAAGTGTCCGTTTTTGGGGAAGGCGGTTATGCGTTGCATGCCCAAACCCATAAGTAAGCAAAGAAAAACTAGTAGAATGTTATCCATTCGAAAGGGTAAAATTATTGTGCAAAGGAACGGCAAAAAAAGCAAACAGACTAAAATCAAACGTGAAAGGTTTCTTAAAAAATGCTTAGTTTCGTTTTTTGGGACAAGCATTATTTTACTAAATTTACCCAAACGATTTTCCTTTGAACGACAAGGCTAACAAAAAAAGTGCTTTACACGAAAAAGACGGCATTCCGCCACCGGAGGTCTTCAGTCAGTCGGCTATGGCCAACATTGTCCGTAAGCGGCAAGTACAACCTTCGGCACCGGAGCTGATTGCCGGTATTTTGGCCCAAGACAAAGTAGCCTTGAGTCGAGCCATTACCTTGGTGGAAAGTACCAACAACAGCCATTTATCCAAAGCCAATGAAATCATTTCGGGTTGTTTGCCTCATGCCAACCAATCGGTCAGAATAGGCATTACCGGCGTTCCCGGGGTGGGAAAAAGTACGTTTATAGAAGCGTTTGGCAGCTACTTAACCGCTATGGGTAAAAAAGTAGCGGTCTTGGCGGTTGACCCTAGCAGTACGATTTCGCACGGGAGCATTTTGGGCGATAAGACCCGTATGGAAGAGCTGGTTAAAGATGACAATGCTTATATCCGTCCGAGTGCTTCGGGAGAAACCCTGGGCGGGGTGGCTCGAAAGACCCGTGAAACCATTATCCTTTGTGAAGCCGCAGGTTTTGACACCATCATCATTGAAACGGTAGGCGTCGGACAAAGCGAAACGGCGGTGCACAGCATGGTCGATTTCTTTTTGTTACTAAAAATATCGGGAGCCGGCGATGAACTGCAGGGCATCAAACGCGGTATTATGGAAATGGCAGATGCTATTGTCATCAACAAAGCCGATGGGGATAATGTGGCTAAAGCCAAATTGGCTAAAACCGAATTCAACAGGGCTTTGCACTTGTTTCCGGCTAAAAGTTCGGGGTGGACCCCAACAGTTTCTACTTGTAGTGCTTTTGAAAAAACCGGTATTGATGCTGTTTGGGAAACCATTACCGCTTATCTAACTTTAGTCAAAAGCAACCACTATTTCGAAAACAAGCGTCAGGAACAAAGTTTGTACTGGATGCTGGAAACCATCAACGAACAGTTGAAACAAAACTTTTACCAACACCCTGATATTGCTGAACTACTGGCTACCAGCCAACAAGAAGTACTTCAAAACAAAATCTCTCCTTTTGCCGCGG
Above is a genomic segment from Flavobacterium phycosphaerae containing:
- a CDS encoding MFS transporter → MDSIVNATSKKDLAQKTVYSILFSISFAHLLNDLIQAVIPSVYPILKQNYNLSFSQIGLITFAFQLTASLFQPFVGYYTDKYPKPFSQIYGMLFSMAGVVSIAFANNFYWILLSVMLIGTGSSIFHPESARISNMASGGRRGLAQSIFQVGGNFGTALGPLLVALIVVPYSQKHLLWFVLAAGIAIAIITKIAYWYRDHLIHRQQKKVVFADFQRLTKSKVKWAIAILLIVIFSKFFYSASLSTYYTFYVIDKFHLTIKQAQFHMFIYLIAYAAGTIMGGPLGDKIGRKYVIWLSVFGAAPFALLLPYVNLFWTDVLMIIIGMIISSAFPAILVYAQELLPRKLGMVSGLFYGFAFGMGALGSALLGKLADFTSIQYVYHVCSYLPLIGIICYFLPNLKKR
- a CDS encoding AEC family transporter; this translates as MDNILLVFLCLLMGLGMQRITAFPKNGHLALNQFVIYIALPALALFYIPKVSISTDLLFPLGIAWIGFMLSFAFFYTLGKRLGWPNRLIGCLVITAGLGNTSFVGFPIIQALYGEEGLKTAIIVDQPGSFVVMATLGIITAGIFAKGEPSRNEIIKKILLFPPFIAFVVACIMNVMKVDFNDHFQTVFQKLGATVTPVALVAVGLQLKIDKRSQHWKFLRLGLLFKLFITPAVFLVLYKIILGGKGLAVDVSIMESAMAPMITGAILASNYGLKPKLSSMMVGIGIPLSFISLAFWYFILNTF
- the meaB gene encoding methylmalonyl Co-A mutase-associated GTPase MeaB encodes the protein MNDKANKKSALHEKDGIPPPEVFSQSAMANIVRKRQVQPSAPELIAGILAQDKVALSRAITLVESTNNSHLSKANEIISGCLPHANQSVRIGITGVPGVGKSTFIEAFGSYLTAMGKKVAVLAVDPSSTISHGSILGDKTRMEELVKDDNAYIRPSASGETLGGVARKTRETIILCEAAGFDTIIIETVGVGQSETAVHSMVDFFLLLKISGAGDELQGIKRGIMEMADAIVINKADGDNVAKAKLAKTEFNRALHLFPAKSSGWTPTVSTCSAFEKTGIDAVWETITAYLTLVKSNHYFENKRQEQSLYWMLETINEQLKQNFYQHPDIAELLATSQQEVLQNKISPFAAAQNLLTHYFKK